The sequence GATTATCGAGGACCACGGCGGAAGAATCTGGGCGACCAGCAAGGAAGGCATAGGCACGGAGATACACTTTGTGCTAAGAAAATACCAGGAGGTTATTGCAGAATGAGCAGGATACTGATTATTGAAGACGAAGAGAGCATTGCAGAGC comes from Anaerotignum faecicola and encodes:
- a CDS encoding cell wall metabolism sensor histidine kinase WalK — protein: AKDLPNIFDRFYRTDSSRNSSQGGSGIGLSIVKKIIEDHGGRIWATSKEGIGTEIHFVLRKYQEVIAE